In Paraburkholderia caribensis, a single window of DNA contains:
- a CDS encoding phosphocholine-specific phospholipase C — protein sequence MTSKNRRDFLRAAAQAAGSATALTMLPLGIRNALAIPANNKTGSIRDIEHIVVLMQENRSFDHYFGTLRGVRGFGDTRAINLPNGKPVWHQPLAGGAGEVLPFRPTAPNLGLQFLQDLPHDWPTTHGAWNGGRNDQWVPNKGTTTMAYLTRDDIPFHYQLADSFTICDAYHCSLMGATDPNRYYMWTGWVGNDGSGGGPVVDNSELGYGWSTYPEVLETAGISWKIYQDIGTGLDANGSWGWTDNPYIGNYGDNSLLYFNQYRHAQPGNPLYEKARTGTNVSAGGTYFDVLRKDVQSNQLPQVSWIVAPEAYSEHPNWPANYGAWYVDQVLQILTSNPEVWSKTALLINYDENDGFFDHMSPPFAPTSSANGLSTVDTTHEIYPGGNNGKYAAGPYGLGPRVPMLVVSPWSKGGWVCSEVFDHTSVIQFIEARFGHGHKLSESNITPWRRTVCGDLTSAFNFKNPNDAFPTLPSTASYKPQDQNRHPDYVPLPPAVGSVPKQEPGVRPARAVPYELFVRINDDSSGKLSMRFVNTGDAGANFLVFEALSADAPRTYTVEAGKRLVDQLPVKADGSYDFTVHGPNGFLRRFAGKQVARHVWNSHDRANPEVAEGYDVANGNLQLRLKNDGNTRCQFKIVNAYDSGKPLTHTVRGGDSDTVNLDLRHVYGWYDLTITVDSDASFTRRFAGHVETGKPSMSDPALGGQ from the coding sequence ATGACCTCAAAAAACCGCCGTGATTTTCTGCGAGCCGCCGCTCAGGCAGCCGGCTCCGCCACCGCATTGACGATGCTCCCCCTCGGCATTCGCAATGCGCTCGCGATTCCCGCGAACAACAAGACGGGCAGCATCCGCGATATCGAGCACATCGTTGTGCTGATGCAGGAGAACCGCTCGTTCGATCATTACTTCGGCACGCTGCGCGGCGTGCGCGGCTTCGGCGACACGCGCGCGATCAACCTGCCGAACGGCAAACCGGTATGGCATCAGCCGCTGGCGGGCGGCGCCGGCGAAGTGCTGCCGTTCCGTCCGACGGCGCCGAATCTCGGCCTGCAGTTCCTGCAAGACCTGCCCCATGACTGGCCGACGACGCACGGCGCATGGAACGGCGGCCGCAACGATCAGTGGGTGCCGAACAAGGGCACGACGACGATGGCGTACCTCACGCGCGACGACATCCCGTTCCACTATCAGCTGGCCGACTCGTTCACGATCTGCGACGCTTACCACTGCTCGCTGATGGGCGCGACCGACCCGAACCGTTACTACATGTGGACGGGCTGGGTCGGAAACGACGGCTCGGGCGGCGGCCCTGTCGTGGACAACTCGGAACTGGGCTACGGCTGGTCGACGTATCCCGAAGTGCTGGAAACAGCGGGCATTTCATGGAAGATCTATCAGGACATCGGCACGGGCCTGGATGCAAACGGATCGTGGGGCTGGACGGACAATCCGTACATCGGCAACTACGGCGACAACTCGCTGCTCTACTTCAACCAGTATCGCCACGCGCAGCCAGGCAATCCGCTGTACGAAAAGGCGCGCACGGGCACCAACGTGTCAGCGGGCGGCACGTATTTCGACGTTCTGCGCAAGGACGTGCAGAGCAACCAGTTGCCGCAGGTGTCGTGGATCGTCGCGCCGGAAGCCTACTCCGAGCATCCGAACTGGCCCGCGAACTACGGCGCGTGGTACGTCGATCAGGTGCTGCAGATTCTCACTTCGAACCCCGAGGTGTGGAGCAAGACCGCGCTGCTCATCAACTATGACGAAAACGACGGCTTCTTCGATCACATGTCGCCGCCGTTTGCGCCGACGTCGAGTGCGAATGGCCTTTCAACCGTCGACACCACCCACGAAATCTATCCCGGCGGCAACAACGGCAAATACGCGGCCGGTCCCTATGGGCTCGGACCGCGTGTGCCAATGCTGGTCGTATCGCCGTGGTCGAAAGGCGGTTGGGTGTGTTCGGAGGTGTTCGATCACACGTCCGTGATCCAGTTCATCGAAGCGCGTTTCGGTCATGGGCACAAGCTGTCGGAGTCGAACATCACGCCGTGGCGTCGCACGGTGTGCGGCGATCTGACGTCGGCGTTCAACTTCAAGAATCCGAACGATGCATTCCCGACGCTGCCGTCCACCGCGTCGTACAAGCCGCAGGATCAAAACCGTCACCCCGACTACGTGCCGCTGCCGCCTGCCGTCGGCTCCGTGCCGAAGCAGGAGCCCGGCGTGCGTCCGGCGCGTGCAGTGCCGTATGAGCTGTTCGTCCGCATCAATGACGACAGTAGCGGCAAGCTCTCGATGCGCTTCGTCAACACTGGCGACGCTGGCGCGAACTTCCTCGTGTTCGAAGCGCTGAGCGCCGATGCGCCCCGCACATACACGGTCGAAGCGGGCAAGCGTCTCGTCGATCAGTTGCCCGTGAAGGCGGATGGTTCGTACGATTTCACGGTGCACGGGCCGAATGGCTTCCTGCGGCGCTTTGCCGGCAAGCAGGTCGCACGGCATGTCTGGAATAGCCACGATCGCGCGAACCCGGAAGTCGCGGAGGGCTACGACGTGGCGAACGGCAATCTGCAGTTGCGTCTGAAGAACGACGGCAACACGCGCTGCCAGTTCAAGATCGTCAATGCGTACGACTCGGGCAAGCCGCTCACGCACACGGTGCGCGGTGGCGACAGCGACACGGTGAATCTCGATCTGCGTCACGTGTACGGCTGGTACGACCTGACGATCACCGTCGATAGCGACGCGTCGTTCACGCGCCGTTTTGCAGGTCACGTCGAGACGGGCAAGCCGAGCATGAGCGACCCGGCGCTGGGCGGACAGTAA
- a CDS encoding alpha/beta fold hydrolase, whose amino-acid sequence MAETLTTLREDAAGASVSLRATAQRGALDIEYRWLNAHLADAPLAVFLHEGLGSVAMWKDWPQSVCDRLGMRGLLYSRPGYGRSTPRPHHVKLPVDFMSVQARDILPALLDALDVSAEERKRMWVIGHSDGGSITLLYAAAFPDELAGAVVVAPHVLVEDVSVASIAEAKTAYEQSDLRSKLARHHDDVDSAFYGWNDVWLSEAFRSWSIVDELECIRCPLLAVQGYDDHYGTMVQIETIAQRAPHAQLARLDSCGHSPHRDAPQALNDAIVDFIKKQDGAAQA is encoded by the coding sequence ATGGCCGAAACTCTCACGACCTTACGCGAAGACGCCGCTGGCGCGTCCGTCTCGTTGCGTGCGACCGCGCAACGCGGCGCGCTGGATATCGAATACCGCTGGCTCAACGCACATCTGGCCGATGCGCCGCTTGCTGTGTTCCTGCACGAGGGACTCGGCTCCGTTGCGATGTGGAAGGACTGGCCGCAGAGCGTGTGCGACAGGCTCGGCATGCGCGGCCTCCTGTATTCGCGACCGGGTTATGGGCGCTCGACACCGCGTCCACACCACGTCAAACTACCCGTCGATTTCATGTCGGTGCAGGCGCGCGACATCCTGCCCGCTTTGCTCGATGCACTCGATGTGAGCGCTGAGGAAAGAAAACGCATGTGGGTGATCGGACACAGCGACGGCGGGTCGATCACGCTGCTTTATGCTGCCGCTTTTCCCGATGAACTGGCGGGTGCCGTTGTGGTCGCGCCGCATGTTCTGGTCGAGGACGTCTCCGTGGCGAGCATTGCAGAGGCGAAGACGGCGTACGAGCAGTCCGACCTGCGCAGCAAGCTGGCCCGTCACCACGACGACGTCGATTCGGCCTTCTATGGCTGGAACGACGTATGGCTGAGCGAGGCGTTCCGCTCGTGGAGCATCGTCGATGAACTCGAATGCATTCGCTGCCCGCTGCTGGCCGTGCAGGGATACGACGATCATTACGGCACGATGGTGCAGATCGAAACGATCGCGCAGCGCGCTCCACATGCTCAACTGGCCAGGCTCGACAGCTGCGGGCACTCGCCACATCGCGATGCGCCGCAAGCACTCAACGACGCGATCGTGGATTTCATCAAGAAGCAGGACGGCGCTGCACAAGCTTGA
- a CDS encoding benzoate-CoA ligase family protein has protein sequence MQALLESHPGEPAPTVAAPPAQFNFASHLFRLNDVRPDKPAYIDDAGVTTYAQLEDRARRFAGALRSLGVHSEERILLVMLDTAELPVAFLGALYAGVVPVVANTLLTSADYLYMLTHSHARAVIASGALLPNVEKAMSEAEHDGCLLIVSQPVQVDPPPTYVLGQLIDGAAPWMKPNACSGDDIAFWLYSSGSTGKPKGTVHTHANLYWTAELYAKPILGISERDVVFSAAKLFFAYGLGNALTFPLSVGASAVLMAERPTPDAVFRRLVEHRPTIFYGVPTLYASMLVSPNLPPREQVAMRVCASAGEALPREIGERFTAHFGCEILDGIGSTEMLHIFLSNRPGAVEYGTTGRPVPGYEVELRDEAGQPVPDGEVGDLFIKGPSAALMYWSNREKSRATFLGEWIRSGDKYCRLPNGCYQYAGRSDDMLKVSGQYVSPVEVEMVLVQHSAVLEAAVVGVDHGGLVKTRAFVVLKRHADACQALADELKSFVKDKLAPHKYPRDIVFVDDLPKTATGKIQRFKLRERLNS, from the coding sequence ATGCAAGCCTTGCTGGAATCGCACCCGGGCGAGCCCGCGCCAACCGTCGCAGCGCCGCCCGCGCAGTTCAACTTCGCGTCGCACCTGTTCCGCCTCAACGACGTGCGACCCGACAAGCCCGCCTATATCGACGACGCCGGCGTCACCACCTACGCGCAGCTAGAAGACCGCGCGCGCCGCTTCGCTGGTGCACTGCGCTCGCTCGGCGTGCATTCCGAAGAGCGCATTCTGCTCGTGATGCTCGACACGGCTGAATTGCCCGTCGCGTTTCTCGGCGCGCTTTATGCGGGCGTCGTGCCCGTGGTCGCGAACACGCTGCTGACTTCCGCCGATTATCTGTACATGCTCACGCATAGCCACGCGCGAGCCGTGATCGCATCGGGCGCGTTGCTACCGAACGTCGAAAAAGCGATGAGCGAGGCGGAACACGACGGCTGTCTGTTGATCGTGTCGCAGCCGGTGCAGGTCGATCCGCCACCAACATATGTTCTTGGCCAGTTGATCGACGGTGCCGCGCCGTGGATGAAACCCAATGCATGTAGCGGCGACGATATTGCATTCTGGCTGTATTCATCCGGTTCAACCGGCAAACCGAAAGGCACGGTGCACACGCATGCAAACCTGTACTGGACTGCAGAGCTCTATGCGAAGCCGATTCTCGGCATCAGCGAACGCGACGTGGTGTTCTCAGCCGCCAAGCTTTTCTTCGCCTACGGCCTCGGCAATGCACTGACGTTTCCCCTGTCGGTCGGCGCGTCGGCCGTGCTGATGGCGGAGCGTCCGACACCCGATGCCGTTTTCAGGCGGCTCGTCGAGCATCGGCCAACGATCTTCTACGGCGTACCGACGCTGTACGCGAGCATGCTCGTATCGCCGAATCTGCCGCCGCGCGAGCAGGTCGCGATGCGCGTCTGCGCATCGGCGGGCGAAGCGTTGCCGCGCGAGATCGGCGAGCGCTTCACTGCGCACTTCGGCTGCGAGATTCTCGACGGCATCGGTTCGACAGAGATGCTGCATATCTTTCTGTCGAACCGCCCAGGTGCAGTCGAGTACGGAACAACTGGCCGCCCCGTACCGGGATATGAAGTGGAGTTACGCGACGAGGCGGGCCAGCCTGTGCCCGACGGTGAAGTCGGCGATCTCTTCATCAAGGGGCCGAGCGCCGCGCTGATGTACTGGAGCAACCGCGAGAAGTCCCGCGCGACCTTTCTCGGCGAATGGATCCGCAGCGGCGACAAGTACTGCCGCCTGCCGAACGGCTGCTATCAGTATGCGGGCCGCAGCGATGACATGCTGAAAGTGAGCGGCCAGTATGTGTCGCCCGTCGAAGTGGAAATGGTCCTCGTGCAACATAGTGCCGTGCTCGAGGCCGCCGTCGTCGGAGTCGATCATGGCGGCCTCGTGAAAACGCGTGCATTCGTCGTGCTGAAACGACATGCCGACGCATGCCAGGCACTCGCGGATGAACTCAAGTCGTTCGTCAAGGATAAGCTCGCGCCGCACAAGTATCCGCGCGACATCGTCTTCGTCGACGATCTGCCGAAGACGGCAACAGGTAAGATTCAACGCTTCAAACTGCGGGAACGGCTCAACAGCTGA
- a CDS encoding DUF4863 family protein translates to MSPQDFRRLIAGVTAQLDGRPLDASLAGWLNATWPAGSATYCELADACRAGVAEGWLCNRVHGGIRFGRVIKPTPETNGFSVDVVDMQDMAGPHHVHPHGEIDLIMPLSDGATFDGHPAGWCVYGPGSAHRPTVAHGQALVLYLLPQGAIEFTQGASAA, encoded by the coding sequence ATGTCCCCTCAGGATTTTCGGCGTCTGATTGCGGGCGTGACCGCACAACTGGACGGCCGCCCGCTCGACGCGTCGTTGGCCGGGTGGCTCAACGCGACCTGGCCCGCCGGCAGCGCCACTTACTGCGAACTCGCCGATGCCTGCCGCGCGGGTGTCGCCGAAGGCTGGTTGTGCAATCGCGTGCATGGCGGCATCCGCTTCGGCCGGGTGATCAAGCCCACACCCGAGACGAACGGTTTTTCAGTCGACGTCGTCGACATGCAGGACATGGCGGGTCCGCATCACGTACACCCACACGGCGAGATCGATCTGATCATGCCGCTCAGCGACGGTGCGACCTTCGACGGTCATCCGGCTGGCTGGTGCGTATATGGGCCCGGCAGCGCACATCGGCCGACGGTCGCGCACGGTCAGGCGCTCGTGCTGTACCTGCTGCCGCAAGGTGCAATCGAATTCACGCAGGGCGCGAGCGCTGCCTGA
- a CDS encoding helix-turn-helix transcriptional regulator, with protein MNQTYSAASANAPSNQRADDEAPKAEREERDPFLTAMGERVRLLRARRGMTRKTLAAETGLSERHLANLESGVGNASVLVLRQIAATLNCPLAEVIGDETTSSAEWLLIRELLHGRDQAALQRARVALSEMFAQAPRDPHRKDRIALIGLRGAGKSTLGRMLAQERKVPFIEITKVIQQMAGCPPAEIHSLYGASAYRRYEQRALEAVIGEHERAVIASPGGLVSEPATFNALLAHCFTVWLQATPEEHMRRVVAQGDLRPMSGNKEAMEDLKRILAGRSELYGRADMTFDTSERTLADAYLQLRDRLAARLAAELGDET; from the coding sequence ATGAACCAAACTTACTCCGCCGCTTCGGCGAACGCGCCTTCAAACCAGCGCGCAGACGACGAGGCGCCGAAAGCCGAGCGCGAAGAGCGCGATCCGTTCCTGACCGCGATGGGCGAGCGCGTGCGCCTGCTGCGCGCGCGCCGCGGCATGACGCGCAAGACGCTGGCAGCCGAAACCGGCTTGTCCGAGCGGCACCTCGCGAATCTCGAGTCAGGTGTCGGCAACGCGTCGGTGCTGGTGCTGCGGCAAATCGCGGCCACGCTGAACTGCCCGCTCGCCGAAGTGATCGGCGATGAAACCACGTCTTCCGCCGAATGGCTGCTGATCCGCGAACTGCTGCACGGGCGAGATCAGGCCGCGCTGCAACGCGCGCGCGTCGCATTGTCGGAGATGTTCGCGCAGGCGCCGCGCGACCCGCATCGCAAGGACCGTATCGCGCTGATCGGCTTGCGCGGCGCGGGGAAATCGACGCTCGGCCGCATGCTGGCGCAGGAGCGCAAGGTGCCGTTCATTGAAATTACGAAGGTGATCCAGCAGATGGCGGGCTGCCCGCCGGCAGAAATCCATTCGCTGTACGGCGCGAGCGCGTACCGCCGCTACGAGCAGCGTGCGCTCGAGGCAGTGATCGGCGAGCATGAGCGCGCCGTGATCGCCTCGCCGGGCGGGCTGGTGTCGGAGCCCGCCACCTTCAATGCGCTGCTCGCGCACTGCTTCACAGTGTGGCTGCAGGCCACGCCGGAAGAGCACATGCGCCGCGTCGTCGCGCAAGGCGACTTGCGGCCGATGTCGGGCAACAAGGAGGCGATGGAGGACCTGAAGCGCATCCTCGCTGGCCGGAGTGAACTGTACGGCCGCGCCGACATGACCTTCGATACCAGCGAACGCACGCTGGCCGACGCCTATCTGCAACTGCGCGACCGCCTCGCCGCGCGTCTTGCCGCTGAACTGGGCGATGAAACCTGA
- the boxC gene encoding 2,3-epoxybenzoyl-CoA dihydrolase has translation MFPSETAAVRVDYRTDPSHYKHWNLSFDGPVATLGIDIAEDGGIRDGYKLKLNSYDLGVDIELHDALQRIRFEHPEVRTVVLTSLKDRVFCSGANIFMLGLSSHAWKVNFCKFTNETRNGVEDSSRHSGLKFLAAVNGACAGGGYELALACDEIYLVDDRSSSVALPEVPLLGVLPGTGGLTRVTDKRKVRHDRADIFCTVVEGIRGARAKEWRLVDEVVKPNQFEQAIAARALELAQQSDRPADAQGVALTRIERTDRDDGLTYATLDVTIDRAKRTATFTAKAPATEQPANIDAIVAMGANWWPLQFARELDDAILSMRTNELDIGTWILKTQGDARAVLAVDATLLQHKDHWLVRETIGLLRRTLARIDVSSRSLFALIEPGSCFAGTFAEFAFAADRTYMAALPANEDEEPAITLSEVNFGLYPMITQQSRLARRFYEETEPLDAARAKIGQPVRAVEAERLGLVTASPDDIDWADEIRIALEERAAMSPDALTGMEANLRFNGRETMETRIFGRLTAWQNWIFNRPNAVGEKGALKVYGKGSKAQFDVSRV, from the coding sequence ATGTTCCCGTCAGAGACCGCCGCCGTGCGAGTCGATTACCGCACCGATCCCTCGCACTACAAGCACTGGAACCTCTCGTTCGATGGTCCGGTGGCCACGCTCGGTATCGACATCGCCGAAGACGGCGGCATCCGCGACGGCTACAAACTGAAGCTGAATTCATACGACCTGGGCGTCGATATCGAACTGCACGATGCACTCCAGCGCATCCGCTTCGAGCATCCGGAAGTGCGGACGGTCGTCCTCACCAGCCTGAAGGACCGGGTGTTCTGCTCGGGCGCCAACATCTTCATGCTCGGCCTGTCGTCGCATGCATGGAAGGTCAACTTCTGTAAGTTCACCAACGAGACCCGCAACGGTGTCGAAGACTCGTCGCGTCACTCGGGCCTGAAGTTTCTTGCAGCCGTCAACGGTGCATGTGCAGGCGGCGGATATGAACTGGCACTCGCGTGCGATGAAATCTATCTGGTCGACGACCGTTCGTCGTCGGTGGCGCTGCCGGAAGTGCCCTTGCTCGGCGTGCTGCCGGGGACGGGCGGCCTCACGCGCGTCACCGACAAACGCAAGGTGCGGCACGATCGCGCCGACATTTTCTGCACCGTGGTCGAAGGTATTCGCGGCGCGCGCGCGAAGGAGTGGCGTCTCGTCGATGAAGTCGTGAAGCCGAACCAGTTCGAGCAGGCGATCGCTGCACGTGCATTGGAACTCGCGCAGCAAAGCGATCGTCCAGCCGATGCGCAAGGCGTGGCGCTGACACGCATCGAACGCACGGATCGAGACGACGGCCTCACGTATGCGACGCTCGACGTGACCATCGACCGGGCGAAGCGCACAGCCACTTTCACGGCCAAAGCGCCCGCGACTGAGCAACCGGCGAACATCGACGCCATCGTCGCGATGGGCGCGAACTGGTGGCCGCTGCAATTCGCGCGAGAACTCGACGACGCGATCCTGTCGATGCGTACCAACGAACTCGATATCGGCACGTGGATTCTGAAGACCCAAGGCGATGCACGCGCGGTGCTCGCCGTCGACGCCACGCTGCTGCAGCACAAGGACCATTGGCTGGTGCGCGAGACGATTGGCCTGTTGCGCCGCACGCTCGCACGCATCGATGTGTCGTCGCGTTCGCTGTTTGCGCTGATCGAGCCGGGTTCGTGCTTTGCGGGCACGTTCGCCGAGTTCGCGTTCGCTGCCGACCGCACCTACATGGCCGCGCTGCCCGCGAACGAAGACGAAGAACCGGCTATCACGCTGTCGGAAGTCAATTTCGGTTTGTATCCGATGATCACGCAGCAGTCGCGGCTCGCGCGGCGCTTCTACGAAGAGACGGAACCGCTCGATGCCGCGCGCGCGAAGATCGGCCAGCCCGTGAGAGCCGTGGAAGCGGAGCGTCTGGGTCTCGTCACGGCATCGCCGGATGACATCGACTGGGCCGACGAAATCCGCATCGCGCTCGAAGAACGCGCGGCGATGTCGCCGGATGCGCTGACGGGTATGGAAGCGAATCTGCGTTTCAACGGCCGCGAGACGATGGAGACGCGCATTTTCGGCCGTCTGACGGCGTGGCAGAACTGGATTTTCAACCGGCCGAACGCGGTGGGCGAGAAGGGCGCGCTCAAGGTGTACGGCAAGGGCAGCAAGGCGCAATTCGACGTATCGCGCGTGTAG
- the boxB gene encoding benzoyl-CoA 2,3-epoxidase subunit BoxB, whose product MSTINYTDKIPNNVNLADDRTLQRALEQWQPNFLSWWGDMGPDGSHDFDVYLRTATSVDPGGWAHFDYVKMPDYRWGIFLAPGDQDRKINFGEHKGEAAWQDVPGEHRANLRRIIVTQGDTEPASVEQQRHLGLTAPSMYDLRNLFQVNVEEGRHLWAMVYLLHRHFGRDGREEAEALLGRRSGDDDNPRILGAFNEKTPDWLAFYMFTYFTDRDGKFQLSALAESGFDPLARTTRFMLTEEAHHMFVGESGVSRVVQRTAQVMNELKTDDASRIRAAGVIDLPTIQRYLNFHYSVTIDLFGADHSSNAATFYSSGLKGRYEETKRDDDHQLNGQSYKLLDVADGKLVEREVPMLNAMNEVLRDDYIKDSVAGVGRWNKVLEKAGIDFRLTVPHKAFNRQIGTFAGTRVSPDGRVISETEWAANEATWLPGAEDRAFVASLMGRVVEAGKFANWIAPPAMGINRQPVDFEYVRFN is encoded by the coding sequence ATGTCCACGATCAATTACACCGACAAGATTCCGAACAACGTCAACCTCGCCGACGACCGCACGCTGCAACGCGCTCTCGAACAATGGCAGCCGAACTTCCTGTCATGGTGGGGTGACATGGGCCCCGACGGTTCGCATGATTTCGATGTCTATCTGCGCACGGCGACCAGCGTCGATCCCGGCGGCTGGGCGCATTTCGACTATGTGAAAATGCCCGACTATCGCTGGGGCATTTTTCTCGCGCCTGGTGATCAGGATCGCAAGATCAACTTCGGCGAGCACAAGGGCGAAGCGGCGTGGCAGGACGTGCCCGGCGAGCATCGCGCGAATCTGCGCCGCATCATCGTCACGCAAGGCGATACGGAGCCTGCTTCCGTCGAACAGCAGCGTCACCTCGGTCTGACGGCGCCGTCGATGTACGACCTGCGCAACCTCTTTCAGGTGAACGTCGAAGAAGGCCGGCATCTGTGGGCGATGGTGTATCTGCTGCATCGCCATTTCGGCCGCGACGGGCGCGAGGAAGCGGAAGCGCTGCTGGGCCGCCGCTCGGGTGACGACGACAACCCGCGCATTCTCGGCGCGTTCAACGAGAAAACGCCCGACTGGCTCGCGTTCTACATGTTCACGTACTTCACGGACCGCGACGGCAAGTTCCAGTTGAGCGCGCTCGCCGAATCCGGCTTCGATCCCCTCGCGCGCACCACCAGGTTCATGCTGACGGAAGAAGCGCATCACATGTTCGTCGGCGAATCGGGCGTGTCGCGTGTCGTGCAGCGCACCGCGCAGGTGATGAACGAACTGAAGACGGACGACGCAAGCAGGATTCGCGCAGCGGGCGTGATCGATCTGCCCACCATCCAGCGCTATCTGAACTTCCACTACTCGGTGACGATCGACCTGTTCGGCGCGGATCATTCGTCGAATGCCGCGACGTTCTACAGCTCGGGCCTCAAGGGCCGCTACGAGGAAACGAAGCGCGACGACGATCATCAACTGAACGGCCAGAGCTACAAGCTGCTCGACGTCGCGGACGGCAAGCTGGTCGAGCGCGAGGTGCCGATGCTCAACGCCATGAACGAAGTGCTGCGCGACGACTACATCAAGGATTCCGTGGCGGGTGTCGGACGCTGGAACAAGGTGCTCGAGAAGGCCGGTATCGATTTTCGCCTGACTGTGCCGCACAAGGCGTTCAACCGGCAGATCGGCACGTTTGCGGGCACGCGCGTGTCGCCCGATGGCCGCGTGATCAGCGAAACCGAATGGGCCGCGAACGAAGCGACATGGCTGCCGGGTGCGGAAGATCGCGCGTTCGTCGCCTCGTTGATGGGGCGCGTCGTCGAGGCCGGCAAGTTTGCGAACTGGATCGCGCCGCCCGCGATGGGCATCAATCGCCAGCCCGTCGACTTCGAATACGTGCGCTTCAACTGA
- the boxA gene encoding benzoyl-CoA 2,3-epoxidase subunit BoxA, with product MNAPVPVDILRQHLIDPEICIRCNTCEETCPIDAITHDGTNYVVMPDVCNGCMACVPPCPTGAIDNWRSVLKADAYSIDEQYTWDVLPEQGTMALPSSTETPVQENAASSDMTSEAQGIDVDTVRGAVVPPWSAARPYVNLYTHKNPTTATVVGNYRLTDETTQSDIHHIVLDFGSMPFPVLEGQSIGILPPGSAADGRTHHARQYSIASPRDGERPGYNNVSLTVKRVTQDYRGDPTNGVCSNYLCDLKKGDVVNVIGPFGSTFLMPNHPNSHLLMICTGTGSAPMRAMTEYRRRRRLKGATGKLMLFFGARTKEELPYFGPLTNLPKDFIDTNLAFSRTPGEPKRYVQDAMRERAADIAQLLRDENTYLYVCGLKGMEDGVLQSLKDIADQHGLDWDVLWQRLKREGRLHLETY from the coding sequence ATGAACGCGCCCGTACCGGTCGACATTCTCAGGCAGCACCTGATCGATCCGGAGATCTGCATTCGCTGCAATACCTGCGAAGAGACCTGTCCGATCGATGCGATCACGCACGACGGCACGAATTACGTCGTGATGCCGGACGTGTGCAACGGCTGCATGGCATGCGTGCCGCCGTGCCCGACGGGCGCGATCGACAACTGGCGCTCGGTGCTGAAGGCAGACGCCTACAGCATCGATGAGCAATACACGTGGGACGTGTTGCCGGAGCAGGGTACGATGGCGTTGCCGTCATCGACGGAAACACCGGTGCAAGAAAACGCCGCGAGCAGCGACATGACCAGCGAAGCGCAAGGCATCGACGTCGATACGGTGCGCGGCGCCGTGGTGCCGCCGTGGTCGGCCGCGCGTCCCTACGTGAATCTGTACACGCACAAGAACCCGACGACGGCCACGGTCGTCGGCAACTACCGGCTGACGGACGAGACGACGCAAAGCGATATCCATCACATCGTGCTCGATTTCGGCTCGATGCCGTTCCCTGTACTGGAGGGGCAGTCGATCGGCATTCTGCCGCCGGGCAGCGCCGCCGATGGACGCACGCATCATGCGCGGCAGTACTCGATTGCCAGTCCGCGCGACGGCGAGCGGCCCGGCTACAACAATGTCTCGCTGACCGTGAAGCGTGTCACCCAGGACTATCGGGGCGACCCAACGAACGGCGTGTGCTCGAACTATCTGTGCGACCTGAAGAAGGGTGACGTGGTCAACGTGATCGGCCCGTTCGGCAGCACGTTCCTGATGCCCAACCATCCGAACTCGCATCTGCTGATGATCTGCACAGGCACAGGTTCCGCACCGATGCGCGCGATGACCGAGTACCGGCGCAGGCGCAGGCTGAAGGGCGCAACGGGCAAGCTGATGCTGTTCTTCGGCGCGCGCACGAAAGAAGAGTTGCCTTATTTCGGACCGTTGACGAATCTGCCGAAAGACTTCATCGACACGAATCTCGCGTTTTCACGCACGCCGGGCGAGCCGAAGCGCTACGTGCAGGATGCCATGCGAGAGCGTGCCGCCGACATTGCGCAGCTGCTGCGCGACGAGAATACCTACCTCTACGTGTGCGGACTGAAAGGGATGGAAGACGGCGTGTTGCAGTCGCTGAAGGACATCGCCGATCAGCATGGTCTCGACTGGGACGTGCTGTGGCAGCGGCTCAAGCGCGAAGGGCGCCTGCACCTGGAAACATACTGA